The following coding sequences lie in one Paenibacillus durus ATCC 35681 genomic window:
- a CDS encoding MFS transporter, which produces MNRMPIALWALTLASFGIGTTELVPMGLLPTIAEDLKVSLFAAGLLITGYALGVVIGVPFVSVIFSRISRKNLLLLLVGGFAIGNLLCAWAPNYTFLMIARVICAFMHGTFFGESYVVAAKLAPSGKQTSALALVSLGLTLSTVLGAPLGTYLGLAYNWRMPFYVIAGIGVIAFMAIALLLPGVKQEQVASLRKQFGVLRRPQVLLALMMTVFGIGGVFTVLTYITPMLEQITGVSSHGVSAILLIYGIGTLVGNIVGAKLADRWLLPTLLGALIVLAVVLTSLTFTIHNPIAAIITIFIWGGSAFASIPPLQMHILEKASDAPQFASGLNVAAFNMGNALGAFLGGIVIENPSLHLSALPWVAALVTFVGVFLTLVSLRID; this is translated from the coding sequence ATGAACCGTATGCCAATTGCGCTCTGGGCGTTAACTCTTGCCTCATTTGGAATCGGCACGACAGAATTAGTACCAATGGGGCTTTTGCCTACGATTGCCGAAGACTTGAAAGTATCACTTTTTGCAGCGGGTCTGTTAATCACAGGATATGCATTAGGTGTTGTCATAGGTGTTCCATTCGTATCGGTTATCTTCTCGAGAATCTCTCGAAAAAACTTGCTTTTATTGCTTGTTGGGGGATTTGCAATCGGAAATCTTCTTTGCGCATGGGCGCCGAATTATACCTTTTTGATGATCGCCAGGGTTATTTGTGCATTTATGCATGGAACTTTTTTTGGAGAAAGCTATGTCGTTGCAGCCAAACTAGCTCCTTCAGGTAAACAAACAAGTGCACTTGCTTTAGTGTCTTTGGGTTTGACTTTGTCTACAGTGTTGGGGGCGCCTTTAGGCACCTATCTCGGTCTTGCTTACAACTGGCGAATGCCATTTTACGTGATTGCAGGGATTGGGGTTATTGCTTTCATGGCGATCGCGTTACTGCTTCCCGGGGTGAAACAAGAACAAGTGGCATCTCTGCGGAAACAATTCGGTGTGCTGCGTCGCCCCCAAGTATTATTGGCGCTTATGATGACCGTTTTTGGTATTGGCGGGGTTTTTACTGTTCTAACTTATATTACTCCTATGCTGGAGCAAATCACGGGTGTCTCTTCACATGGTGTTTCTGCAATCTTGCTGATCTACGGGATCGGCACTTTAGTTGGTAACATTGTGGGAGCAAAGCTGGCTGATCGCTGGTTGTTGCCCACCTTACTCGGAGCCTTAATTGTACTGGCAGTGGTTTTGACCAGTTTAACCTTTACCATCCACAATCCGATAGCGGCAATCATCACAATCTTTATCTGGGGGGGTTCTGCGTTTGCTTCTATTCCTCCATTGCAAATGCACATTTTAGAAAAAGCTTCCGATGCGCCTCAATTTGCCTCTGGGTTGAATGTGGCTGCTTTTAACATGGGGAATGCGCTTGGGGCATTTTTAGGCGGGATCGTAATAGAGAACCCTTCACTCCATTTAAGTGCATTGCCTTGGGTAGCTGCCCTGGTAACTTTTGTAGGCGTATTTTTAACGTTAGTCAGTCTAAGAATCGATTAA
- a CDS encoding CocE/NonD family hydrolase — protein sequence MTNPLEKQMIAEFNVPVEIRDGIVLRANIYRPNQEGKWPVLLHRHPYNKDVPPISFGLYDISRAVRQGYVVIVQDTRGRWASEGEWELILTTKQEASDTFETIHWASTLPFSNGEVGMFGESYSAFVQWAGMLQNPRELKAATPSFSWSDPFDGLMYRGGALELGLLSYWQLGMQLDTISRLYSNEQERAIASKQLISDIDQLKTEIKALPLKNFAPFARNKVAPSTLEHFERGMDQDYVDALSLKGKYNKFTLPTLNIAGWYDIFLQGTIENFLQMRNKGGSSEARQSKLVIGPWQHLDHSHQAGEINFGLAAHSAVVDLVGLQLRWFDHFLKGNDTGIFSEAPIKLFVMGENVWRDEYEWPLARTNFTPYYLHGQGHANTLQGDGVLSTISPDQEEPDHYTYDPLNPVITKGGAIMMPSDFNSGVFDQREIESRDDVLVYTTPVLEEDVEVTGPVKVKLWASSSALDTDFVARLVDVHPGGYAQNLTDGIIRARYRNAAEGVAPSLIEPGIAYLYEIDLWSTSNLFKKGHRIRLDITSSNFPRWDRNPNTGRNFGEDQAKDVVIARQTIFHDAEHPSSIILPIIPRS from the coding sequence ATGACAAATCCTTTGGAAAAGCAGATGATTGCAGAATTTAATGTTCCCGTTGAAATAAGAGATGGAATCGTGTTGCGTGCTAATATTTATCGGCCCAATCAGGAAGGAAAGTGGCCCGTACTACTCCATCGCCATCCATATAATAAAGATGTCCCCCCCATTTCCTTTGGATTATACGATATTTCTCGTGCAGTTCGGCAGGGATATGTGGTCATCGTTCAAGATACAAGGGGAAGATGGGCTTCTGAAGGAGAATGGGAGCTTATCTTGACCACTAAACAAGAAGCTTCTGATACCTTTGAGACCATCCACTGGGCAAGCACACTACCCTTTAGCAATGGTGAAGTCGGTATGTTTGGCGAGTCCTATTCCGCATTCGTGCAGTGGGCAGGCATGCTGCAGAATCCACGGGAACTCAAAGCAGCTACTCCTTCATTTTCTTGGAGTGATCCCTTCGATGGATTAATGTACCGGGGTGGAGCGCTTGAACTCGGTTTATTGTCCTATTGGCAATTAGGAATGCAACTGGACACGATCTCAAGACTTTATTCGAATGAGCAAGAACGAGCTATTGCCTCGAAGCAGTTAATTTCAGATATTGATCAACTAAAAACGGAGATTAAAGCACTGCCACTGAAAAATTTTGCGCCTTTTGCCCGAAATAAAGTGGCTCCCTCCACACTTGAACATTTTGAGCGCGGCATGGATCAAGATTATGTGGATGCGTTATCGTTAAAGGGGAAGTATAACAAGTTCACACTGCCTACACTTAACATTGCCGGGTGGTACGATATATTCTTGCAAGGAACCATTGAAAACTTTTTGCAAATGCGTAACAAAGGCGGTAGTTCGGAAGCTCGACAGAGCAAATTAGTCATCGGGCCTTGGCAGCATTTGGACCACAGTCATCAAGCTGGCGAAATAAATTTTGGCTTGGCTGCTCATTCCGCTGTTGTGGATTTGGTCGGACTTCAGTTGCGATGGTTTGATCATTTCTTAAAAGGAAACGACACCGGTATCTTCAGTGAAGCACCAATTAAGCTATTTGTGATGGGCGAGAATGTTTGGCGCGATGAATATGAATGGCCGCTTGCTCGGACGAATTTTACTCCGTACTACTTGCATGGCCAAGGACATGCGAATACGCTTCAAGGTGATGGAGTACTTAGCACAATCTCACCAGATCAAGAGGAACCCGATCATTATACATATGATCCCTTGAATCCGGTCATCACTAAAGGCGGAGCGATCATGATGCCATCCGATTTTAACAGTGGTGTATTCGATCAGAGAGAGATTGAGTCACGCGATGACGTATTAGTTTATACAACTCCTGTATTAGAAGAAGACGTAGAAGTGACAGGACCGGTTAAAGTGAAACTGTGGGCAAGTTCAAGTGCGTTAGATACGGACTTTGTCGCGCGATTGGTAGATGTTCATCCGGGTGGGTATGCACAAAATCTAACCGATGGAATTATACGTGCCCGTTATCGGAATGCTGCTGAAGGAGTGGCTCCGAGCTTAATCGAGCCTGGAATAGCTTATTTATATGAAATCGATTTATGGTCAACAAGCAATTTATTCAAAAAAGGGCATCGAATCCGCTTGGATATAACGAGCAGTAATTTCCCGCGTTGGGATCGAAATCCCAACACTGGCAGAAATTTCGGCGAGGATCAGGCTAAGGATGTTGTGATCGCTCGGCAAACCATTTTTCATGATGCAGAACATCCTTCTTCAATTATTCTGCCAATCATACCAAGAAGCTAA
- a CDS encoding PLP-dependent cysteine synthase family protein translates to MANNQYGIIESIGNTPLIRLVNVTKDLGRTDVSVYVKAEQLNPSGSVKDRAAKAMILQGIQSGQLTKEKSIIDGTSGNTGIAYAMIGAALGYKVTLCLPGNANVERKRILRAYRAEIIETDPLQSSDGAQLEAKRIAELEADRYFYPDQYNNDANWKAHYETTAPEIWEQTDHKVTHFIAGMGTSGTFIGTSRRLKELNPVIQTVAMQPDSPLHGLEGMKHLATTLKPGIYDQTVADGLIEVETEEAYAMTRRLAREEGLLVGISSGANVHAALKLAATVPPGSVVVTILCDSGLRYLSDELWTRGDAT, encoded by the coding sequence TTGGCAAATAACCAATATGGAATTATTGAATCTATCGGCAATACACCGCTTATACGTCTTGTGAATGTGACGAAGGATCTGGGGCGAACGGACGTAAGCGTGTATGTGAAGGCCGAGCAGCTTAATCCGAGCGGTTCGGTCAAGGACCGCGCCGCAAAGGCCATGATTTTGCAGGGAATCCAGTCGGGGCAATTGACCAAGGAGAAATCCATCATCGACGGGACGAGCGGCAATACCGGCATTGCCTACGCAATGATCGGCGCGGCTCTCGGGTACAAAGTGACCCTGTGCCTTCCGGGTAACGCGAATGTCGAACGCAAGCGGATTCTGCGGGCTTATCGCGCGGAAATTATCGAGACGGACCCGCTGCAAAGCTCGGATGGCGCGCAGCTTGAAGCCAAGCGGATAGCAGAGCTTGAGGCGGACCGGTATTTTTATCCCGATCAATACAATAATGATGCGAACTGGAAAGCGCACTACGAGACGACTGCGCCGGAAATCTGGGAACAGACGGATCATAAGGTTACTCATTTTATCGCCGGCATGGGCACGTCGGGAACTTTTATCGGAACCTCCAGAAGATTGAAGGAATTGAATCCCGTAATCCAAACCGTAGCGATGCAGCCGGATTCGCCTCTGCACGGACTAGAGGGAATGAAGCATCTGGCAACGACGCTTAAGCCGGGAATTTACGACCAGACGGTAGCCGACGGGCTGATTGAGGTTGAAACCGAGGAAGCGTACGCCATGACGCGCAGGCTGGCGCGGGAAGAAGGGCTGCTGGTCGGAATCAGCTCCGGGGCCAATGTGCATGCCGCGCTGAAGCTGGCTGCGACCGTTCCTCCCGGATCAGTTGTCGTTACCATTTTATGCGACAGCGGGCTTCGATATTTAAGCGACGAGCTGTGGACAAGGGGAGATGCCACATGA
- a CDS encoding Mov34/MPN/PAD-1 family protein: MIHLKQEHIGQINKHAEEDYPHECCGIVFGRLGEDQSKVVSELLPISNSREEQARHNRFLITSEDIMRSELYARKHKLDVLGFYHSHPDHPARPSAFDLEHAWPTYSYLIVAVAGGRAGELTSWELNSDRSAFHSETINRED, encoded by the coding sequence ATGATCCATCTGAAGCAGGAGCATATCGGCCAAATCAATAAACACGCCGAGGAGGATTACCCGCACGAGTGCTGCGGTATTGTGTTCGGGAGATTGGGCGAGGATCAGTCGAAGGTAGTAAGCGAACTGCTTCCGATTTCCAATTCGCGGGAAGAGCAGGCCAGGCATAACCGCTTCCTTATCACCTCGGAGGATATCATGAGAAGCGAGTTGTACGCCCGAAAGCATAAGCTGGACGTTCTCGGCTTCTATCACTCGCATCCTGATCATCCCGCTCGTCCCTCCGCGTTCGACTTGGAGCATGCCTGGCCGACCTACTCCTACCTGATTGTCGCGGTTGCGGGGGGGCGGGCGGGAGAATTGACTTCCTGGGAGCTGAACAGTGACCGTTCCGCGTTCCATTCTGAAACTATTAATAGGGAGGATTAG
- a CDS encoding family 2A encapsulin nanocompartment shell protein, giving the protein MAEQDNGNLAVPALGSSAAYQLANVTKSAPQFDALTPRWITRLFEWKGLETGIYRLNKVQEGDTPLDILCSTGDTSNITEGFVDYSTSPREYVLNSISTIINVNTRVSDIYSSPFNQIQEQLRLAIESIKERQESQLINSDDYGLLKNAAPSQRIQTRNGAPTPDDLDELISKVWKEPSYFLAHPRAIAAIGRECTRRGVPPQTVQIFGSHFLTWRGIPIIPTDKLFVDGHKNPKGQAGKTNILLVRTGENKQGVLGLYQTGLPGEQSRGLSVRFTGIDKQGIGSYLLSLYCSVAILADDAVGVLEDVDVGNYYDYE; this is encoded by the coding sequence ATGGCCGAACAAGACAATGGCAATCTGGCCGTACCGGCGCTCGGTTCGTCGGCAGCTTATCAACTGGCAAATGTTACTAAATCTGCACCGCAATTCGATGCCCTTACACCGCGCTGGATCACAAGGCTGTTCGAATGGAAGGGACTTGAAACCGGGATTTACCGGCTTAACAAAGTGCAGGAAGGCGATACGCCGCTTGATATTTTGTGCAGCACCGGCGATACGTCGAATATTACCGAAGGCTTTGTCGATTATAGTACAAGCCCGCGCGAATACGTGCTGAATTCCATTTCGACGATTATAAACGTCAATACCCGCGTATCGGACATATACAGCAGCCCCTTCAACCAGATTCAGGAACAATTACGACTTGCCATTGAGAGCATCAAGGAAAGGCAGGAAAGCCAGCTCATCAACAGCGATGATTACGGTCTTTTGAAAAATGCGGCGCCTTCCCAGCGCATCCAGACACGCAACGGTGCGCCGACGCCGGATGATCTGGACGAATTGATCTCCAAGGTATGGAAAGAGCCTTCCTATTTCCTGGCTCACCCTCGGGCTATCGCGGCCATCGGCCGGGAATGCACAAGACGCGGCGTTCCGCCGCAAACGGTGCAGATCTTTGGTTCGCATTTTTTAACCTGGAGAGGCATCCCTATTATTCCTACGGACAAGCTGTTCGTCGACGGTCATAAGAACCCGAAAGGCCAGGCGGGCAAAACGAATATTCTGCTGGTTCGCACCGGAGAAAATAAGCAGGGCGTTCTCGGCTTATACCAAACCGGTCTTCCGGGCGAGCAGTCACGCGGGCTTTCGGTCCGGTTTACGGGCATCGACAAGCAGGGCATCGGCTCGTATCTCCTCTCCTTGTACTGCTCCGTTGCGATTCTTGCGGATGACGCGGTAGGGGTACTGGAAGATGTGGATGTAGGTAACTACTATGACTACGAATAG
- a CDS encoding family 2A encapsulin nanocompartment cargo protein cysteine desulfurase yields MTTNSNHPSLPDPSVLAALASAYFPEFSSGEAAEAASAAPEFAPSVQNTVPSSPAFAPSVQEISPAAQSYNGLWTEADFLRAIPGAFESDSERTSSLPGSYAPSVEFLPSSHAPSAVSAPSLSFGSFDVNAVRNDFPILAEKVNGKNLVWLDNAATTHKPRQVIERIKYYYEHENSNIHRAAHELAARSTDAYEAAREKAARFLNAPSAQEIVFVRGATEGINLVASSYVRHHLQKDDEILITWLEHHANIVPWQLVCEETGAKLRVAPVDESGQILLDEYAKLLSSRTKFVSLTHVSNALGTVTPVAEMVSLAHRYGAKVLVDGAQAVSHLKVDVQALDADFYVFSGHKVFGPTGIGVLYGKPEALEAMRPYQGGGNMIVDVTFEKTIVHPAPARFEAGTGNIADAVGLGAALDYVSSIGLDVINRYEHFLLEYGIESLSRVPGLRLIGTAKEKAGVLSFVLSGFTTEEVGKALSNEGIAVRSGHHCAQPILRRFGLESAVRPSLALYNTCGEIDALTSVLLKLKHS; encoded by the coding sequence ATGACTACGAATAGCAACCATCCATCCCTTCCGGACCCATCCGTCCTGGCGGCGCTGGCGAGTGCATACTTTCCGGAATTTTCATCCGGGGAAGCGGCTGAAGCCGCTTCCGCCGCTCCGGAATTTGCACCGTCTGTCCAGAATACGGTTCCTTCGTCTCCAGCCTTTGCTCCGTCCGTACAGGAGATTTCTCCTGCGGCGCAATCGTACAATGGATTATGGACCGAAGCGGACTTTCTGCGGGCGATTCCCGGTGCGTTTGAGTCGGACAGTGAAAGGACAAGCTCTTTGCCGGGCAGCTATGCTCCGTCGGTTGAGTTCTTGCCCAGCAGCCATGCTCCGTCCGCCGTTTCAGCTCCTTCGCTATCCTTCGGGTCGTTTGATGTAAACGCGGTTAGGAATGATTTTCCGATTCTGGCGGAGAAGGTGAATGGCAAAAATCTGGTGTGGCTGGACAATGCCGCGACGACCCACAAGCCCCGGCAGGTTATCGAGCGGATCAAGTACTATTATGAGCATGAAAATTCCAATATTCACCGGGCCGCTCACGAGTTGGCGGCGCGCTCTACGGACGCTTACGAGGCCGCCCGCGAGAAGGCGGCCCGGTTTCTGAACGCTCCTTCGGCGCAGGAAATCGTGTTCGTCCGGGGAGCGACGGAGGGAATCAATCTGGTCGCAAGCAGCTACGTCAGACATCATTTGCAGAAAGACGATGAGATTCTCATTACGTGGCTTGAGCATCACGCCAACATCGTACCCTGGCAATTGGTCTGCGAGGAGACCGGGGCGAAGCTCCGTGTCGCTCCTGTCGATGAGAGCGGACAAATTCTGCTGGACGAATATGCAAAGCTGCTGAGTTCCCGGACGAAGTTCGTCTCTCTGACCCATGTATCCAACGCGCTTGGTACGGTTACTCCGGTAGCGGAGATGGTCAGTCTGGCCCACCGCTATGGCGCCAAAGTGCTGGTTGACGGTGCGCAAGCCGTCTCCCACTTGAAAGTGGACGTTCAGGCGCTCGATGCCGATTTTTACGTGTTCTCGGGTCATAAAGTATTTGGTCCCACGGGAATCGGCGTACTTTACGGCAAACCCGAAGCGCTCGAAGCCATGCGTCCCTACCAGGGCGGAGGCAATATGATCGTGGATGTAACGTTCGAGAAGACTATTGTTCACCCGGCCCCGGCCCGTTTTGAAGCGGGAACCGGAAATATTGCGGATGCGGTCGGGCTTGGCGCGGCGCTGGATTACGTCTCCTCGATCGGTCTGGATGTTATTAACCGCTATGAGCATTTCCTGCTGGAGTACGGCATAGAATCGCTTTCCCGCGTCCCTGGGCTTCGGCTCATCGGCACGGCAAAGGAAAAAGCGGGCGTCCTGTCCTTCGTTCTCTCAGGGTTTACGACAGAAGAGGTCGGCAAGGCCCTTAGCAATGAAGGGATCGCCGTTCGTTCGGGTCATCACTGCGCCCAGCCGATTCTCCGCAGATTCGGGCTTGAGAGCGCGGTAAGACCATCGCTGGCACTCTATAACACCTGCGGGGAAATTGATGCCTTGACTTCTGTGCTGTTGAAGTTGAAGCATAGCTGA
- a CDS encoding serine O-acetyltransferase, with protein MSSINDNRMNRLVAEIAASYREQPINPLLDYSLLPSRKLVIESIHLVWELLFPGYFGKQDLNDETLEYHIGSVLIQIQEKLTDQIGRSLLYRRGQDSHSSQEVRPEAEEIIHQFLAEIPRIRSVLATDAQIAFDGDPAANDLSEIIFSYPGLFAVGIYRMAHELEVLSVPLIPRIMTEYAHSVTGIDIHPGAKIGSSFFIDHGTGVVIGETTVIGNRVKIYHGVTLGALSLREGHSMYGKKRHPTLEDDVTVYSGASILGGDTVIGKGVVIGSNVSIFKSVPAGAKVTVKNPELIIKGQAPQEFPQEFIWDWVI; from the coding sequence TTGAGCAGTATTAATGACAACCGAATGAACCGTCTCGTTGCGGAGATTGCGGCCAGCTACCGGGAACAGCCGATTAATCCTTTGCTGGATTATTCGCTTCTTCCAAGCCGCAAGCTGGTTATTGAGAGCATACATTTGGTTTGGGAATTGCTGTTCCCCGGTTATTTCGGCAAGCAGGACTTGAATGACGAGACATTGGAGTATCATATTGGCTCTGTTCTCATACAGATTCAGGAGAAGCTGACAGACCAGATTGGACGCTCTCTGCTGTACCGCAGGGGCCAGGATTCCCATTCCTCCCAAGAGGTAAGACCGGAGGCGGAGGAAATCATTCATCAATTTTTGGCGGAAATTCCCCGGATACGAAGTGTGCTCGCCACCGATGCCCAGATCGCTTTCGACGGAGATCCGGCGGCCAATGATTTGAGCGAGATCATTTTCTCCTATCCCGGCTTATTCGCGGTAGGGATCTACCGTATGGCCCATGAACTGGAAGTGCTGTCTGTCCCGCTTATTCCGCGAATTATGACCGAATATGCGCACAGCGTCACAGGTATTGATATCCATCCGGGGGCGAAGATCGGCAGTTCCTTCTTTATCGACCATGGTACCGGGGTGGTAATCGGGGAAACGACGGTGATCGGTAATCGGGTGAAGATTTACCACGGGGTGACGCTGGGAGCCTTATCGCTCCGGGAGGGTCATTCGATGTATGGGAAAAAGCGCCATCCGACGCTTGAGGATGATGTGACGGTATATTCCGGCGCATCCATTCTGGGCGGGGATACCGTCATCGGCAAAGGAGTCGTGATCGGCAGCAATGTTTCCATCTTCAAGTCCGTGCCCGCCGGGGCGAAAGTGACCGTAAAGAACCCGGAACTGATTATCAAAGGCCAGGCGCCGCAAGAGTTCCCGCAGGAATTCATCTGGGATTGGGTAATTTGA
- the acnA gene encoding aconitate hydratase AcnA — translation MPSKDNFNLVRSFTSGGQTYRYYDLQALEQQGLGSISSLPFSIKVLLEAAVRQFDGRAITEEHVKQLAGWAGDIDRGKEIPFIPARIVLQDFTGVPVVVDLAAMRDTVKKAGGDPKQINPLVPVDLVIDHSVMVDAFGTKDALEYNMNVEFERNEERYRFLRWAQTAFNNFRAVPPATGIVHQVNLEYLASVAAAKTVDGETTVYPDSLVGTDSHTTMINGLGVVGWGVGGIEAEAGMLGQPLYFVTPDVIGFKLTGSLVEGATATDLALTVTQLLRKKGVVGKFVEFYGPGLANISLADRATVANMAPEYGATIGFFPVDDETLSYLRSTGRPDELVDLVETYYKAQGMFRTAGTPDPVFSDTIELDLASVVPSLAGPKRPQDRIELTHMKENFEGIIRTPVDKGGYGLSDEKIAQKVELLHKDGSKSELSTGAVVIAAITSCTNTSNPSVMLGAGLLAKKAVERGLTKPGYVKSSLTPGSLVVTEYLEKADLLKPLEALGFYVAGYGCATCIGNSGPLPDEVAQAVAVNDMTVASVISGNRNFEGRVHAQVKANYLASPPLVVAYAIAGTVNIDLQNDPLGYDPQGEPVYLKDIWPTSAEISEAIKLSVSPEMFRRKYEHVFTANERWNAIPVPEGELYEWDEKSTYIQNPPFFEHLADGLGDIENIDGARVLALLGDSVTTDHISPAGNITTSGPAGKYLSEHGVERKDFNSYGSRRGNHEVMMRGTFANIRIRNAVAPGTEGGVTTYLPSNEVMPIYDASMRYQAAKQNLVVIAGKEYGTGSSRDWAAKGTFLLGVKAVIAESFERIHRSNLVGMGVLPLQFQEGQSWSSLGLTGREIFDITGLSNDVQPGQELTVTTTREDGTQFEIPVTARLDSMVDVDYYRNGGILQTVLRQMLADASPTASAAE, via the coding sequence ATGCCAAGCAAGGATAATTTCAATCTCGTTCGCTCGTTCACATCGGGCGGCCAAACGTACCGTTATTACGATCTTCAAGCCCTTGAACAGCAAGGACTCGGCAGCATCTCTTCCCTTCCGTTTTCCATTAAAGTGCTGCTTGAGGCCGCCGTCCGCCAGTTCGACGGAAGAGCCATTACGGAAGAGCATGTCAAGCAGCTGGCCGGATGGGCCGGCGACATCGACCGAGGCAAGGAAATCCCTTTCATTCCGGCGCGGATCGTGCTGCAGGATTTCACCGGCGTACCGGTGGTTGTAGACCTTGCGGCCATGCGGGATACTGTGAAAAAAGCCGGCGGCGATCCGAAGCAGATTAACCCGCTCGTGCCGGTCGACCTCGTTATCGACCATTCGGTTATGGTTGACGCCTTCGGCACCAAGGATGCGCTGGAATACAATATGAACGTTGAATTCGAACGCAATGAGGAACGCTACCGCTTCCTGCGCTGGGCGCAGACGGCATTCAACAATTTCCGCGCCGTTCCTCCGGCAACCGGCATCGTGCATCAGGTCAACCTGGAGTATCTTGCTTCGGTGGCAGCTGCAAAGACGGTTGACGGAGAGACGACCGTGTACCCGGATTCGCTGGTAGGCACGGACTCCCATACGACGATGATCAACGGTCTTGGCGTTGTAGGCTGGGGCGTTGGCGGTATCGAAGCGGAAGCGGGCATGCTGGGGCAGCCGCTCTATTTTGTAACCCCTGACGTTATCGGCTTCAAGCTGACGGGCAGTCTGGTGGAAGGCGCTACGGCAACCGATCTGGCGCTGACTGTTACTCAATTGCTGCGTAAAAAAGGCGTGGTCGGCAAATTCGTCGAATTCTACGGACCCGGCCTTGCGAATATCAGTCTGGCCGACCGGGCGACGGTCGCTAATATGGCGCCTGAATACGGCGCAACGATCGGCTTCTTCCCGGTGGACGACGAAACGCTCTCCTATCTGCGCAGCACGGGACGTCCCGATGAGCTGGTGGATCTGGTGGAGACGTATTACAAAGCCCAAGGCATGTTCCGTACGGCGGGCACGCCGGACCCGGTATTCAGCGATACGATCGAGCTGGATCTTGCCTCGGTTGTGCCGAGCTTAGCCGGACCGAAGCGTCCACAGGACCGGATCGAGCTTACGCATATGAAAGAGAACTTCGAAGGCATTATCCGCACGCCTGTCGATAAAGGCGGTTACGGCCTCAGCGACGAGAAAATCGCGCAAAAGGTCGAGCTTCTGCACAAAGACGGCAGCAAAAGCGAGCTGAGCACCGGCGCCGTCGTTATCGCGGCGATCACTAGCTGTACGAACACCTCCAATCCGAGCGTTATGCTTGGCGCGGGCCTGCTTGCCAAGAAGGCTGTGGAACGCGGCCTGACCAAGCCGGGCTATGTCAAGAGCAGCCTGACGCCGGGTTCGCTGGTCGTGACGGAATATCTGGAGAAGGCGGACCTGCTGAAGCCGCTGGAAGCGCTCGGCTTCTACGTGGCCGGCTACGGCTGCGCCACCTGTATCGGCAACTCCGGCCCGCTGCCGGATGAGGTTGCCCAGGCTGTTGCTGTAAACGATATGACCGTAGCATCCGTCATTTCCGGCAACCGGAACTTTGAAGGGCGCGTACACGCCCAGGTCAAGGCGAACTATCTCGCATCCCCGCCGCTGGTTGTAGCCTATGCGATCGCCGGGACGGTCAATATCGACCTGCAAAATGATCCGCTCGGTTACGATCCGCAGGGAGAGCCTGTATACCTGAAAGACATCTGGCCGACCAGCGCCGAGATCAGCGAAGCGATTAAATTGTCCGTCAGCCCGGAAATGTTCCGCCGCAAATACGAGCATGTCTTTACGGCCAACGAGCGCTGGAACGCGATTCCCGTTCCGGAAGGCGAGCTGTACGAATGGGACGAAAAGTCGACGTATATCCAGAACCCGCCGTTCTTCGAGCATCTGGCTGACGGTCTAGGCGACATCGAGAATATCGACGGCGCGCGCGTACTCGCCTTGCTCGGCGATTCCGTAACCACCGACCATATCTCGCCTGCGGGCAATATTACGACTTCCGGCCCCGCCGGCAAGTACCTGAGCGAGCACGGCGTGGAGCGCAAGGACTTCAATTCCTACGGTTCCCGCCGCGGCAACCATGAAGTCATGATGCGCGGAACGTTCGCCAATATCCGAATCCGCAACGCGGTCGCTCCGGGAACGGAAGGCGGCGTCACCACCTACCTGCCGAGCAACGAAGTGATGCCGATCTATGACGCTTCCATGCGCTATCAGGCGGCGAAGCAGAATCTGGTCGTCATTGCAGGCAAGGAATACGGCACGGGCAGCTCGCGCGACTGGGCGGCCAAGGGCACGTTCCTGCTGGGCGTCAAAGCCGTCATCGCCGAGAGCTTCGAGCGGATTCACCGCAGCAACCTTGTCGGCATGGGCGTGCTGCCGCTTCAGTTCCAGGAAGGCCAGAGCTGGAGCAGCCTGGGACTGACAGGCCGCGAAATCTTCGACATCACCGGCCTCAGCAATGACGTGCAGCCTGGACAAGAGCTGACGGTTACCACCACCCGTGAGGATGGCACCCAGTTCGAAATCCCGGTTACCGCACGGCTGGACAGTATGGTCGACGTCGATTACTACCGCAACGGCGGCATCCTGCAAACGGTGCTGCGCCAAATGCTGGCGGACGCGTCTCCTACTGCATCGGCAGCGGAATAA